AGGCGCTTCCTGGCCTTTTCGATCTCGTGGATGTTGCGGCCACCTTCGCCAATCTGGTCGAGCAGGTCCTTAACTTCGTCAGCGAGGTTCTTGTTCTCGCGGCGGACAGCCTCGAGCTGTTCCTGGCCTTCCTCGTAGGCACCCTTGAGACGGAACAATTCGGTGGAGTAGTTGCGGCATTCCTTCTGGCTGGCGTCGAGCTCGGCGGCGAGGTCGTCGACCTTGAGCTTCCATTCTCCAATGATCTTGTCGAAGGCCTTCTGCTTCTTCTCGGCAGCGTTGGCGATGGCGGTGGCACGGTCGACCTCGAGCTGCAGGTCCTCGACCTCGGTGGCGAGGCGCTGCTTGGTCTTCTCGAGGGCAACGACCTTCTGGTTGAGGGACTCAATGGTCTCCTCGGCCTCGGCGAGGCGGGCCTGGAGCTTGCGCTTGGCCTCCTCGAGCTCCTCGGAGCGGGCAACACCCTCGGACTCGTACTTGGAGCGCCAGATCTGGCCCTCGGCGTTGGCCTTGGAAAGCTGGCGCTGAAGATCAGCCTTGCCCTCGGCCTCCTCCTCGACCTGTTCGCGGATGTTGTCCAGGTCGTGCTCGAGGTTGCGGAACTTGCCCAGAAGGGTGGCGCGTTCCTGTTAACAAGAAAACACATTAATTAGCTTCTATGTCGGTAAGCCTTGTTAAGTGCATCATTAGACCAAGTAAGTCTCAGCTTGATACTAAAACGCACCAATATGGCAATATCTAACAATGTGTCGTTTGAGTTATCTTTGTTGTTGTTTTCTTTTAGATGAACCATGTTATATTGTATACTAACCCTGGCCTCCTCGTCGGCGAGCCTCTTGGTATCCTCCAGCTGAGTGGTGAGCGACACCTTGATCTTGGACAGCTGCGACACCTGGGACTCGGCCTCCTCCAGTTGGCGGAGCAGGTCTGAGTTCTCGATGGACATCTTCTTCTTGGCGGCATCCAGGTCGTTGAGGGTGCGGTTGGCCTCGTCAGCCTTGTTTTGGACTTCGTTGAGCTGGTGCTGGAGCTGCTTGGCGATCTTCTCCTGGGCAGCCTAttaggaaataaataattgttagaCGAAGGTATTTTCACGGTTTAGTTGAAAGTTTAATGGTTTGaattcttttaatatttaaattttggtGATGCAGGCTGATATTCGTTTTAGCGTGTATTTAACAGATCATGACTGTGTTAAAAACAAacggtattatttattatgagaaGAAAAATATTGCAGAGAAATATTgaattatacatacataggttggtgcaaatgtttacatttataaaacttCTGATACATTGTTACGGTAAGCACCACGACTATTTTTaacttacataatattaggcacattatatgttatttaattatattattcaatAATTAGTTGTTGaaaggttttatttaatgttactaATGTTAGAAGATAATTAGAATAGGGATTAATCAGTTTAAAAATCattcaaaaaagttttttacattttagctGTAGTTTAGTTTCACGTTACAGCGCTCATAGCTTTTTTGCGTTTAGTAAAACTATATTAGGTATGTTAAATTGGGCGTGTGTAGTGTCTGGTCCCAAGCACACAAGTTGTTTAAGTTCTTATATACAGCTACTATCCTAGGATAAGCATTATAAGGGCTGTATAAATCTTTATAAAGCTCTTGTGCGACTTGGGTTGCAACTCCATCTAACTGGCGAAAGCGAAGCGAAGTCCTGCTGATGCCAAAACAATTTATACCTTTTCGTTGGACACGTGGTCGAGACCAGCGCGGAGGTCATTGACTTCGCTAAAGTACTGAGAACGTTCCTTCTCAGCCCTGGATGGATTAGAAACACGATTAATATCACCTAATTGGTATGTGTTTGTGTTGTGGGCATTGAGTGGGCCGTGGTTCTTTCACGTTTAGGGAACATGCGGGGGAACTCGGTACACATGCCTCGTGGATGACATGTTACCTTTTCACGGGCCACCTGATCGACGGCAGCGCGTGTGTTGTTTAGCTCCGAGTAGCAAGACGCGCGGTCATGATCAGCCCTGAATTAGCAGTACAATTGAGTATCCCAAGCTTTCAAGTCCCAGTTCAAATTTAAAGGTTCAATACAAAATTACATTTCCTTTGCATATTAAAAGtgtatttataaacattatGCTGATGTTTATAAGATTTGCCACGTAGGAGTGCTATAAATATTCAGCATCGAGTGCCTCTTGctgtaactatttttatttcgcCAATTgcgtttacttatttttacgaTCTATGAAATCAGGATATTTGATTATAAAAAAAGcacgtacatacatacttagctTACAATAATCTAGAGCATAAAAATTGTGTTTTCATTGCTCTAGTAGAAAAGGATATAATATAACGTATAATACTCACTTGGCCTTGAGCTTGTTGAGCTGGTCGAGCTGCTCACCCATCTCGGCGACGGAATCGTTGTGCTTCTTGCGCAGGTTGGCGAGGGTGGACTCGTGCTGGATGTTGGCCTCCTCCAGGTCGCGGCGCAGCTTGCTGAGTTCAGCCTCGCGCTTCTTGTTAAGCTCGATCTGGGCAGAGGTAGCACCACCGGCCTCCTCAAGGCGCTCGCCGAGCTCCTCGAGTTCACGAGCGAGGTCAGCGCGCTGCTTCTCAGCCTTGGCGCGAGCCTGGCGCTCAGACTCGACTTCCTCCTCGAGCTCCTCGATGCGAGCCTGCAGTTCCTTGATCTGCTTCTGCAGCTTGCTGACAAGGGACTGTTCATCCTCGAGCTTAGCGGTCAGGGAGGAGATCTCCTTGTCCTTGCGCTGGATGGTCTGCTCCAGCTCCTTCTTGTTGCGTTCGAGGTCGGCGACGGCTTCCTGGGTCAGCTTGAGGTCGCCCTCAACCTTCCTCCTCTGCTTCTCAACATCACCGCGCAGCTTCTTCTCGCGCTCCAGAGAGTCCTCCAGCTCGTCGAGAGTCTGCTCGAGCTTCTGCTTGACCTTGTTGAGGTGGTTGACCTTATCCTCGGCGGCCTGGAGTTCCTCACCAGTCTTCTGGTTGGACTCGCCCTGCATCTTCTTCTCCTTGTTGAGCTTGTTGATGAGCTCATCTTGGTGGGCGATCTCATCGTTCAAGTTGCGGATCTGGTGGTCCTTGGTGGCCTTGTCCTGCTCGGATTTCTGGACGGCCAGCTCGAGATCCTCGACGTCCTTCTTGAGGCCAGAGACCTCCTGTTCCAACTTCTTCTTGTTCTGGAACAGCTGGTTGCGGGCGTCCTCCTCCTGGGTCAGGCGGTCCTGGGTGTCCTACGGTCACAACAGCTCGAATCAGTATACGGTATTCAGTATTCAAGTATATAAAACTAGGCATCGAAAAAATAAACAGTTGGCTTTTAATTGCTTTCGCAATTCCTCTAAACACGTCTGGCTTCTGTCTATCGGCAAATAATAGCAATTAATGATTTGCAATAAAATCGTGCAACCCGCAGACgtgcaatttatttttaactcttCAAGCTGCTTTTAGTGTAAACATAACGGTGTTTATTTAAAGAAATACTCTAGCAAACGAAGCATTGCTTTGCAACAGTGTTACGGCTACATATTTGGCTTGTAACGGGATGTCTTCTAAGTAACTAATGTCCGGTATGTTTACTCGCCGCAGGAATCTCAGCtaattaattaaactaattaggtacattatttatttagcgCCAGAGTATTCGCGACCCAAATTGCTCATTGCTATTTCAAGATGACGCATCATTACCgggataaaaaatatgttacaaaTTTTACGATTATTATCCGCCTGGATATGCCACATGTTAATAACTGAAGGGTATAAGGAGGAATTTAGCAAGCCACTAGTAGATGATGGTTCACAACTTTTTTTGCACTATCGTTTGAGGTACCAAAACAATTTACGACTATGTATGAAGATTTTCTGTTTCTCTCTTGAcgattcataataataaaagtagattcattatcacaaaagtgactacatgatttttttttattactataccTACTCTTAATTATGGggcttaaaattattattttactaagttTTGCTAATTCGACTATTATGACTAATATGCCTTGTTTCTATACTTTCTATTATGACGCTGTGAAGTTTTCATTTTTCTAGAGGATATCaatataaatagtttttattattgtttgagTAATGTACATGATCTGTGCTATACTATCacataactaataaataattaacacttaCCCTAAGCTGGGACTCCATGTCGGACTTCTGGGCCTGGAGCTTGGCGGCGCGCTCCTGGACTTCGGACAGCGAGCCCTTCTCGCCCTCGAGCGAGCCGAGCAGAGCGGTCTTCTCCTCCAGCAGCTTGGCGTTGAGGACCTCCAACTCCTTGCGAAGTTTCTCCTCCTTCTCCAGAGCCTCGATCGCCTTGTTGGCCTTCTCTTCCAGTTTCTGCAATTCAACCACACTTTTATCCACACCATCCCATTCCGAAACGTGTATCGttgccattttatttaattttattgatcaCATCAATTGATTGGATAGGGAATGTCGGTTCGTTCGTTAGGGGAGTTAGGCGCGCGCCCAGCCGACCGCTCGACTGAACGGGGCGCTGGAGTTTTCCAGCGGGCGATAGCCGCCCACGCGCATGATTACTTAGCTAGGTGAGTGGGGCGATAGGGGGGGATTCCAGAAATGGCTGCGGCAGGTGCGGTGTCACGTAACCGGCAGGTGGGTGCGGTTAGCTATTTACGTGCTTGATTCACGCCgctaaatttgattatttattggGTCAGAGTGCTCCATCATATTAATGCGTTGAGTGATGCTTACCGCGATCTCATCCTCGATGCGGCTGACGTTGAGGAGGGGCTTGACCTTCTGCCACAACTTCCACCAGGGCCAGGTACGGAGTTGCAGGTACTTGCGCAAGTTGCGCTGGACAACTTGGAGGGCGACCCTAGTGGTAGAAAACTTAACTTAGCATATCTTtatgaataatataatttaatttacataatGAAGTCGGATATTTGCAATTATGATATAACTAAGGTTGAAGGTAAGGTAAGGCTTTatgaaggttgactggtagagaatgcctcatagcattaagtccgccttttgtgcgattgtattttcttttgtgcaataaagattaaataaataatttaataacaaaatttcaaaagatAATAActaagaaaaaacattttaaaaaaatattaaagatttGGAATGCCAAATATCGATTTCATTACTATACCTAATTGAATTTAATATATGTAACTGTCCAGAATAaataagtgttattttatttcaggtaatGATCCCGCTTTAGTAAAAGTAACAGTGTAAGTGTGCGATGTTATTAAAGAAACTGTATAAGGTAAGATATCATACCTCTGTTCCTGCAGCTTCTTGTACTCCTTGCGGGACAGGTAACCGCGAATGTAGGCCTGGAGCCAAGACACAATCTTGGACAGCCTATCGTCACGCATCTCTTCCATCTGACCCAGGACACCAGCGCGGAAGAACACCTGGATATATAGCTAAGTCAGAACAAATCCAGACGCCCGACTTGTAGAGTTAGTAACTGGTAACATctagttttaatatatttaaaactatttctacacattatttgTGTCAGAAATAtgaacataatatttttaaatgatatatTTTTCTACATCTAATGTTAGTGGGGAATTTGCGTGAGTAATCTCGAAAAAAAACGGAGACTTTTTGAAGCGGCATGACATGGAAACATAAAAAATCGACACATAGACAACACGAGGTACAGACGATACAGACAGTAAAAGAATAAGAGGAGTTAATATCGGAATGTGTATGTGTATCCGTTACTCATGTACTACGTCTACCTTTGTTTTTCCAAGTCTGAAAGATTCCGAGTCCAAACCGGTTGTCTCGAGAATTTTCTCGGCGGCTTTCTCTGGCGACATTCCGTCTTTGACCAACCCCGGGCACAGAATTTTGTATCTGCGTTTGAGGagcatacaaaaatataacagtgtgtgtgtatgtatgtgtatgtacagGTAGAAAGGATAGGGGAAAATCCAAACAGGAGCCTTGTCACTTGGGCCCTTTGAAGCGGCTTAGTCTACTGGACAAATTACTGTACCAATTGTAAATGGTGGTCGTAATTTGCCTGAAGTATTGATAACTTGCAATTGGCTTTCTCACAGCTAACTACGCAACCGAATGAACATGCCTTGGTGTGACCGAGACGGTACGATTCGACATCCAAGCCTGTGGCGTCCAGGATGACTTGGGCGATCTTCTTAGGATCGGTTTCCTTGTCCACAGCTTGAGGGGCCAGGATCTTGTAACTACATTATCAAAATATTTCCACACAATGAGGGAGAGTCACAATAAATAGTTCTAAAGACGTGCTAGGCACATAAGGAGAGGGTGGAACAAAATGTGGGACATACTGTAAAAAACATTGATATGTTAACCACACTGCATACGATTAGGGGTATGGACTGCAATTAAGATTAATAACATGTATCCCAGGAACCTTCTATGACATAATGACCTAGAAATAACAATGGGTCAACAAAAAGGGTTCAACATTAACTCTATTCTTTAGAGTTTAACAATTTCTACTTCTCCATGCTAAAACCATTCTGGACCCCATTATAATTCTTGCCTTGGTGTGACCGATACGATAGCTCTCAGGGTCGAGTTCGACAGACTCCAGACACTTCCTAGCTGCTTCTTTAGGATCTTTTTCGTTGGTCATGATGGCTGGCGCCAGAATCATGTAACTGTTTGTCGAACatcaattatttaataaatagagTCCCTCCAACTACTCTGTATGTGACAcgtcattaaaataatttgtcGTTATATAAAACAGCTTATTAATAATCTATGATATTTCAGCAAGTGTTACTCATAGCTATGAACTATGTAAATTTGACTGATGATGTCAGCAAGTCAGCGGTAAAACCAGAATAGTTGCTCCAGAAAATACCAGcgctaaaaaaaagttttgactaaccacatataaaaataaacataacccTCTATAATCAaaacagagacataaaataCTAAAGTTATAGTTGTAATTTGAATTCTTGAATTATTTTTGATATTGATGTTGGGATCTTACCGGAGCTTGAAGTCAGGGTAGACCATCCTGTTGGGGAAACCTTTACGGCAAATACGGATGCCTTCCAACACACCGTTACAGGTCAGCTGGTGCATGACAAGGTGGGAGTCGATGAGACCTGGCGAGCGAATACACGCACACGGATAAGAGGAAATTACAGAAAATAGAAAGCCTTCGCTATTAAtgtgtattaattaatttaaaaaaacaggtATGTAGATTTTAAaccaattacttatttttttacttatccTTATAGTTGTAATAGAGTAGAGATAGAAAAGTCTCAATTTACTTTACTAAAGACaaatagtaaaattttaaaacgagtGAAAGGGAAAAGAAGATAAAGTGATATTGGTCACTTTACTAACACAAATATATTTAGCACAATTATTACTCACCAGGCTGTTTCAACTCGTTGGGGATGATACAACGTACGAAGTGAGGTTGGGTGGACCTCAGAGTTGTCATCAGGTTGTTAAGTTGTTCCTGTATGGATTAACAAAATTAGTATGCACAATTGTGATTTTGTATAGTATTTACAACAGCATTTTTCATGTTTGTCTAAATCCAATACAACTGATTATTTACCCAGAACATTTCTTAGTTTTGTCTAATAGAAATGTCTGCAAACAACATAAAAAGCGACACTCGATGATACATGAATATTGACGTAGATTTGACATGTAATGACGTGACGATGTgaataaacacacacacacacaaaactaaagttatgaTTCCTAATAAACACACACTAACACACAAAGCTATTAGACCCAGCAGCGTCGTACAGTACGTTCCTGGGGACGTTATGCGCTGTGCGTGTAATTTTTCCACAGTGCATTGATCTACACTATAACACCATAGTGCATGTAAAATATTACAACCTCTAAAAACATAAAACAGGTAATTTTCATGTTACCTTTAATATTACGTCTATGAAATGTTACTACCACAATTTTCAAAAACAATGTAGAATATATGAAGCTACATCAATATAAACCAAAAATCAATCTTTAATATAAACTTAAGAACCTTGTACGCGGAGGAGACAGTAGCAAAACCACCACCCTTCTTACCGCGACCGCCTATGAACGTACATTATAAACAAGCATAGATTAGTACCAAGACGATCACAAGGCAACATGACGGGACAATACTCGATGGCTAAACATAGACTATCGGCGACATGAGCTGTGCTGTAAAACATATAGTAGAGTggccgaacaggctttaggttacttttcgctcatgtcgtcttgGACataggtatatttggtatcagtacattcagtatgatgtcctgaacacaaataaatatttgatgacatatatatatttggtGGGGGTCCACTGCTTTCGCGCTTGACATCGCCAGTTTTTGAGACATTTGGTACcacacatggtatgtttaaaaaaaaagtaaaaaaaaatatactgccgactttatgacatCACAGCAACTACcgccaccactttcgcgcttgtcatctcatatatttgtgttcaggacaccATACTGAATGCACtaataccaaatatacccatgtccgagacgacatgagcgaaaatcgttttctagaagacttctagacaaaaAACCGACCCTCTAATATTATGTTGACATTGACAAGGTAATGTGAAAGCGTGGAAGACTGACCCTAATTACCACTAAGTTGTAATCAGTAGATTCAGTAGTAGTAACAAGGGTTAATCTTAGGCATGATAGACGATACTGAAGCTACGCCGAAGGCAGTGAAGCAAATCCCTTTCAATGAATGTAAGTTTACCCTGTAGAGCGATGATACAGTCTGGAAGGCAGAACCCTTAGCACGCTTGCCTCCAGCGCCTTAAGTTGAAAAGTGACATGAGAAATAAACATTAATATGTCTTTGTAGACAATGATGCAAGTACATTCAATAGAATGATAGTGTGTAATTATCCTCTTTGCTAGGTCTTCTAGATTAGAAATAAACACAATGTGTGTTTATTTCTAATCTATTCGACGAAGCAACTcggataataaaattgtaatagaacTTCACTTatggtaagttcgtttaatcattAAGTATAATGAAATAATCCAAGATCACTGAAGTATTGATGTGATTTTGGTAAGTGACATTTGGGTTTTATATCACCCGTCTTGTGGTGTGTGATGATATTATATGTTCACAGAAGGTATGAATACAGCTCATGGTACCTGGTCACCTGTTTTCGTAGAGATCAAAATTGCTATAGGGGCTTATCGAAATCAGTAttaaaaattatcatttaaaaaatcaatTGAATCCTTATCTGAGTAAAAGTTATTGATACGTACCCTTGCCGCCACCGGCATCAGCACCACCGGACTGACCAGGATGGTCAGCGAAGATCTCAATCAACAGTTTGTTGGTGCCCTTCTTGAACTGGTCTACGACAGTGTCGTTAAGGGGGTCCTTGTTCTTCTCAAGCCAGCCTGAGATGTTGTAACCGACCTGTTTAAGGAGGGTGGGTGAATTAAGGTGGTGGGTAGTGAATGACTGAGTGAACTAATTTAGATACCAACATTAGCAATCATTTTATTTGCTAGATTTTCAAAAAGGATATAATTCAAAGGGAAGCTTACTTTCATTCTGTTGTTTAAGTAAAGAAAATGTTTATGAACCAAATATCAGCTCAATATAATTAAAAGTGAAGTGAAATGATCGTTGGTATTGTTGATGATAAAGATACTTACGTTGCCGGCATAATGGCCAATGGCGAAGTGGGCAGCCTGGCAGCCGGGCTTGGGAGGCTTGGGCTTCAGGAACGGAGGCGACTTGCCCAAGTGGTTGTTATTCAACTTCTCAACGAAGGTCTGATCGGTAGCTTTCGGGAACATAGATTCTTCCTCAAGGATGGAGAGGATACCCATGGGCTGGAAACGGACCGATGGCGTTAGAACACGAAGTACGGCTTGCTTATCTTCTGAAAATGCTACTTATGCCAAGTGTAGTTACTTTACGACTAAAATTGTATCATGAAATGTAAATTTTGATAGGACAAGCTATAATTATGTTCTTGGAGAGGAAATTTAAATACGAGTAGCTGTTGTTTCATCAAGATAAAGTCGATAATAAAATTCAagtgaataataaaaatgaggcaaaaggtacaaatttaatttaattataaatctgtaacaaaggaaaaaaaattaaaagagaaaTAAAGGTTTTAAATACTACTTTTGTGTAAAAGGGGGTTCTAGCGtgtatatttttgttaagcGTTATCGGTTAAGCGGCATGCATTCGTAGTTGTGTGCTTTTTTCTAATAgtgagtgtaattttattagctATATAACTTTGTACTGTATCTATAAAATAGTGCTTCTTTTTCCATAGCTTCACATATTTTTAGtgtctttttttattaaacttgaTTGCTGACTTTTTAGTTGTTAAAAATACTGGTATTACTGGTGCAGTTAATATAGCTAATtagcttaaaaaatatatgcttATTAACGGATTAGACTGATATTGTAGTTTTGCAAGTGTTCTATCGGCGGTGTGGGTACAGACCGTGATAAATATATCATAATgatcaatatttaataatatccaATAACACAGCAGCTAGTAAGGTGATTCaagaaatcaaagttttaattttatttactcaCCTCATTATTTTCATcctacctactaaaataataattagtaattaatttgaGAATTGTTTAATAACATTTAGTGGTCGCTACCACCAGTACCACCggtcaacttttttttttaatacgtactGCGATGTGGGATTATGGTTTGCTTTTATTATGTTCCATGataatatttatctattataatagtttatgtgactgctatatAATAAAAGGCGTAATTTACGATAATATCGCCTTCgtttaatttcatacattttgaaatgtCGGTAGCTATCCCTAAATatcaattcaaaaataaaataaaaaaatctagacTGTTTTCTAATACAATACATCCGTTTTAGAGGTTGagagtataaaaaataataataataataataacagcaaacttctccaaagggactctacgtgttggatgtgtatccccacgcacgcctatcaaatgaccgggatgtatatacccgtgagtttatacgagatacaaataataaaaatatcgtcTTTCTTTGATTTCACAAATTTTCATATGTCAGTAGCGACCCctaaatatcaatttaaaaatttataaaaaaaatagtgttttCTAATGCAAAAGATCATTTATAGAGATCATAGGtgagagtaaaaaaataaacatatatatttttttttcagtacaaGTTTAAATCAGCCTAACAGCTAGCCAGCATTCCTCACAGGCAGCAGATTCTATAGGGGTTGTTAGAGATTGTGAATACAGTATTATAGAATATGTCGATCATTTGATACAATAAAACAGCGTGTAAAGATTCGCAAGGATGCTGCTTTCATTAAAAATGCTTTTAGCCTCGATTGCTGAAAAGGATCGTGTGCGCAAAGCATTTGTTTATACCGCGGAGCAAGGGATCAGCCAGAGATGTACTTGCGGGAGACGTTTTCAGCCCCAAGCGTCGTCTAATCGCGCCTATCGTAAGCTATACTGGATTCTAATACCTTTTCTATTAAGTCTATAGTCGCTTGAAGATCCATACCAAAATCTATGAAGGTCCATTGGATCCCTTCACGTTCATACTCTTCTTGCTCTAACACGAACATGAAATGGTTAAAGTATTGTtgtaatttttcgttcgtaaaATTAACGCATAGCTGATTAAACCCGTTCATCTGGATCGTGATACAtggaaaaaataattgtatCTGTTAAACAACTAACATTGTTTGTGTGGAAACGATGGCCGTTGGTgtgagaaaatattaaaaataaaaacaaagaacaCAGATAACACAGAACACATATAACACGTTGCATTGGTGGGTAGCTCGAATGAAGTAACGAatggaattaaattttaagtaaaaGTTCTATGGCTACTTCTTTCGGGCACCCTGTGGCATGAGGCAAGCTCTTGTTGTTGCGTTTT
The window above is part of the Cydia strobilella chromosome 12, ilCydStro3.1, whole genome shotgun sequence genome. Proteins encoded here:
- the LOC134746024 gene encoding myosin heavy chain, muscle isoform X28, with protein sequence MPKPIVQEGDDPDPTPYLFVSLEQKRIDQSKPYDGKKACWVPDEKEGFLQGEIKATKGDLVTVGLPGGETKDFKKDLVGQVNPPKYEKCEDMSNLTYLNDASVLYNLKQRYYHKLIYTYSGLFCVAINPYKRFPVYTTRCARLYRGKRRSEVPPHIFAISDGAYVNMLTNHENQSMLITGESGAGKTENTKKVIAYFATVGASQKKDPNQEKKGSLEDQVVQTNPVLEAFGNAKTVRNDNSSRFGKFIRIHFGPSGKLAGADIETYLLEKARVISQQALERSYHIFYQMMSGSVDGLKTKCFLSNDIYDYYNVSQGKITIPNMDDGEECQLTDQAFDILGFTQEEKDNVYKITAAVMHMGGMKFKQRGREEQAEADGMEEGERVAKLLGVDCQDLYKNLLKPRIKVGNEFVTQGRNKDQVTNSVGALCKGVFDRLFKWLVKKCNETLDTKQKRQHFIGVLDIAGFEIFDFNGFEQLCINFTNEKLQQFFNHHMFVLEQEEYKKEGINWAFIDFGMDLLACIDLIEKPMGILSILEEESMFPKATDQTFVEKLNNNHLGKSPPFLKPKPPKPGCQAAHFAIGHYAGNVGYNISGWLEKNKDPLNDTVVDQFKKGTNKLLIEIFADHPGQSGGADAGGGKGGRGKKGGGFATVSSAYKEQLNNLMTTLRSTQPHFVRCIIPNELKQPGLIDSHLVMHQLTCNGVLEGIRICRKGFPNRMVYPDFKLRYMILAPAIMTNEKDPKEAARKCLESVELDPESYRIGHTKVFFRAGVLGQMEEMRDDRLSKIVSWLQAYIRGYLSRKEYKKLQEQRVALQVVQRNLRKYLQLRTWPWWKLWQKVKPLLNVSRIEDEIAKLEEKANKAIEALEKEEKLRKELEVLNAKLLEEKTALLGSLEGEKGSLSEVQERAAKLQAQKSDMESQLRDTQDRLTQEEDARNQLFQNKKKLEQEVSGLKKDVEDLELAVQKSEQDKATKDHQIRNLNDEIAHQDELINKLNKEKKMQGESNQKTGEELQAAEDKVNHLNKVKQKLEQTLDELEDSLEREKKLRGDVEKQRRKVEGDLKLTQEAVADLERNKKELEQTIQRKDKEISSLTAKLEDEQSLVSKLQKQIKELQARIEELEEEVESERQARAKAEKQRADLARELEELGERLEEAGGATSAQIELNKKREAELSKLRRDLEEANIQHESTLANLRKKHNDSVAEMGEQLDQLNKLKAKADHDRASCYSELNNTRAAVDQVAREKAAQEKIAKQLQHQLNEVQNKADEANRTLNDLDAAKKKMSIENSDLLRQLEEAESQVSQLSKIKVSLTTQLEDTKRLADEEARERATLLGKFRNLEHDLDNIREQVEEEAEGKADLQRQLSKANAEGQIWRSKYESEGVARSEELEEAKRKLQARLAEAEETIESLNQKVVALEKTKQRLATEVEDLQLEVDRATAIANAAEKKQKAFDKIIGEWKLKVDDLAAELDASQKECRNYSTELFRLKGAYEEGQEQLEAVRRENKNLADEVKDLLDQIGEGGRNIHEIEKARKRLEAEKDELQAALEEAESALEQEENKVLRAQLELSQVRQEIDRRIQEKEEEFENTRKNHQRALDSMQASLEAEAKGKAEALRMKKKLEADINELEIALDHANKANAEAQKNIKRYQAQIKDLQTALEEEQRARDDAREQLGISERRANALQNELEESRTLLEQADRARRQAEQELGDAHEQLNELSAQSASLSAAKRKLESELQTLHADLDELLNEAKNSEEKAKKAMVDAARLADELRAEQEHAQTQEKLRKALEQQIKELQVRLDEAEANALKGGKKAIQKLEQRVRELENELDGEQRRHADAQKNLRKSERRIKELTFQAEEDRKNHERMQDLVDKLQQKIKTYKRQIEEAEEIAALNLAKFRKAQQELEEAEERADLAEQAISKFRGKGRAGSAARGVSPAPQRPRPAFDGFGTFPPRFDLANDDF